The window GAGAGGAGCGTGAAATCCCAAGAGAgccagataaaaagtcaaaatcttTTGCAATATTGATTCAGtcctacaaaaataaataaataaatatttgcttATTTAAAGGGATCATATGATTGCTAAAACATTATTTTGCATATTTGGAGTAAtgtaatgtgtttatgcagtttaaggttaaaaaaaaaacctaaaattttccacatactgtacattattgttgctcctttttctgtatttttctcaAGTGTCGCCTATTAACTTAACTCACTGTAGATTagtttatagtactcatatttattggttttaaaactttaaatggTTTAAGGCATTTGGTTTTCTCAAACGGTTTGAGTTACCGTAAATTCTGGAACATCATGAGTGATAAATGGCTCTTTTTGATCATCTCGTGCTCCATTTCAGGCCAGTAGAGGGATTTTCTGGCTTTGCCCTTCGTTCTCTGGATACCTTGATAAGCTATATGTATCTATGACTTTTTTGAAGCTGTGAGGTATGACTATCTTGTTTTTAATCATTACAATGCCGTTTTGCACACTAATTTTGTTTCGCATAGGCCAGTAGCTGTGTAGGTTGCTGTTTACACTGCATCTTTTCTGCAGCCAGTCAGTCTCTACCCTTTCACACAGATCTTGCAACACTTGGTCTGCAACAGTGGCGTCTTTTAGTTGCTGAAGTGTGTTGAAGTGTGCATCTATGGCCTCCAAGCCATGCACAACTCATTGAGGTCTCCACGGTCATCAGCCTCACTACTTATGGTTGCACAGGATAGCATATCAGCAATATGCATGTGCTTGCCTGGTGTATATTGAATGTTCAGTTCATACATTTGTAGGAGCATTCGCTGCAACCGTGCTGTTTCTGCATGATGTTCTCGAGGGGCTTATGACCTGATTGCACCATCACTGCCTTGCCATACAGTATATGTACTGATAAAACTTCCTTGCTGCAAAGAGTATGGCGAGTACTGTAACTCTTTCTCTATTCGAGCATATCTTTGCTGTGTCAGTGAGTGCTCGTGATGCATAACACACTGGGTGGCCCTCTTGCAAAAGACAGGCTCGCAAGCCATCCTTTGATGAATCTGCCAATATTGTAAGTGTTTTTTTGTGATCGAAGAACCTCAATACAGGTGCCTTTGTGAGAGCGGACTTCCAAATCTCTAAAGTAGTGCTGTGATGGGGATTCCACTGCCATACAGCATCCTTCCTGAGCAGTTGTCTTACGAGCGCTGTCAGTGAACCTTCATTCGGGATGTATTGCGCTTAGTACTTAGTCATTCCAAGTAGATGTTGCAGGCCTTGTTTATCCTCTGAAGGGGGCCGTGATCGTCTTTACTTTTGCCTCATCAGGTCACAGGCCCTCTGGTGTGATGGTGTGCCTCATGTATTTCACGGTCTTGACCCTAAACTGGATCTTATCGCCATTAAAGCCCACTTTTGCTCTCTCCCTGACCTTATCAAGGATTTCATCATGCTCCTGCTCTGATGAGGCAGCTAATCATGTCATCAACAATGATGTGTATTCCTTGTATGTCACCAAATGTCTTGCAGTTTTTCTGCTGAAACACCTCACTTGCTGACTTGATGCCAAATTGGAGTCTCCAAAAATGGTATCTGCCCCAAGGTGAGTTGAAAGTGCATAGATCTGAGCATGGCTCGTCCAACTTAATTTGCCAGAAACCATCTTTCTCGTCAAGAATGGCGAAGATAGAGTTTCCAGCTAGGTTACTGCACACATCTGCAGGAGTGGGAATAGAATAGTGGTGCTGTTTTAAGGTTTGTTCAGATCACGAGGGTCCAAACATACCCTCAGTGACCCGTCCTTCTTGCCTGTAATAACGAGGCAGTTCACCCATTCTGTGGGCTCGGGTTACAGGGGATATAACACTTCTACGCACAAGATCTTGAAGAGTTTCTTTCAGCTTGTCACGGACAGCCAGTGGAATATTTCTGCATCCATGTATCACAGGCGTGACTGTCAAGTCAGCATATATATGATGGATGTTATGCGCCGTCTGACCAATGGCAGCAGtaagggctcacggaaaggaggggtttacaGAGACTGATTTTTCTAGTTGCTTTACATGAGTTGTTTGCAAATAATTTAGAAAtgaggtaaaattaaatctatttttggagaCACCTAAACAGTTTTTTAACCAGGCATACATGTAAACCCGTTTTAGGAGACTCatacaacaatattaacaaccTTTAAAATTGcataataggagcactttaaAGGCCGTGAAGttccagactgtccttgcaacgttGGAATTGTCCCTCTTTATAGCCTTAActgtttgtgtacagctggcattgtaagctgctcttcCAGGTTCAGTAAAGAATATTTGActtgtactgttccggaacagtgttgtaaatataacttaaccactgatttctagttgtttcCTCATTTTGCTAAACAAAGCACTTTTGCTTTCACAATGAAACACACagtgtctccacaacatggcgacagctgcaacaatactacagcgaGTATaaaaagttacgccttctttctttgAGTATACATGCGGGCGGTGTTATGTAAATCTTCCCACACAGTGAGGTAGACATGTGGGGACATGTTTGAACAAGCCGTTTTAGGAAGGCGTGCCTGAGtcttaacttttttaaataaatatctctttgggtttaaATATCTCTTTTGACTTTCAGCTTTGCAACTTATACAGATATTATATATCcaaaaacaaaggaaaacaagaaaccgcatcatatgacccctttaaatccaaactgtgacttttttggccaggcagtgtaAACATACACACATCCACACATGCATCTTTGCTACTGCTTATGTTTTATCTTTAATCAGATGTCAGTGTTTCTGTGCAACTGTCTGCCCAGAGAACTAACAGCAAAAGTGAGTAAAATATATTTCATGCACCCAATACAGCAACATGTTTCAAGTGTGCACTAGGAGAAATCACTAATTGAGTAACTTTGCTTTTTCAATTTTGTTTATAACTGTTTCTGTACCAGTCATGGCAAGAGAGATTGAGGAACTTACAGCCAATTACACCAGAGTTAGAGAAGATCTCTGCATTAACAATAGTGAGTTATGTTAATTTCAGATTCATCCATAGAACTACAGGATGTTTTTAATTCTGAACCAGTTTTGACCAACCATTCTCAATTTATTTCAGTATAGTTGTTTTTATTCTGTAAATATAAGTCAGATCTTTAAAACCtgtctctgtctttctttcttagtaACTGTGAGAGAGCTTACAGCCAACTACACCAGATTTAGAAAACGACTGTCCTTTTTTGAAGGTGAGCTGATTCTGAGTCAAAAAATCTGCACATTTAACCAAAATCTGATTAATATTTGGAGTCTAATGGTGTGAAGAATGGATTATTTTCATATGctttttatttcagcatttacagCTCAGACTTTGAACTGTGATGTGACCTTGACAGCATTTCATGGGAAATTGTACTTCTTTAGCTGTGATAAACTGAACTGGTCAAGCAGTCGTGCTTTCTGTGTTTTAAAAGGAGCCGATCTGGTCACCATAACCAGCCAAACAGAACAGGTAGAATATTTTAAGCACTCTTTATTGTGTCCATATAATCAATATGGGCAAAATCAGATAAATCAGATAAACTCGCATACTGCATATTATGCTGTCTCGACTGaactttctaaaaatatttttatataattatgaaattttTATTGTTTCTCTATTAGAGGTTTTTGGTTTCTAAAACAAATGAATATCACTGGATTGGCCTCAGTGATCTGGAAACTGAAGGACATTGGGTTTGGGTGAATAACCAAACTCTCAAAGAAACTGGAGTACAGTAAGAACACTgatatatgttattttattttattaaataatggcaTATTTCACAAAAACTACAAATATTATTGAAAGGTGAATATTGCTTTTATCTTCATCACCTGTTTCTGCTTTGGAAGGTTTTGGCATCAGAGGGAATCTGAGAAAAGTGAACCTGATAACTGGAAAAAAGAGGATCCCACTGGAGAAAACTGTGCAGTTGTGAAAAATGATATCAGTTATTTAGTCAGTTGGTTTGATGTTTCTTGCAATTATCAGATGAAGTTTATCTGTGAAATAAAGTTATAATTTACTAACGTCAACAAACTTTTCATGAGACCTTGCAGTGTGAAGAGTTATGACTCTGAAAAGGTGttttagacctacacaaggctggaatgggctacaagaccatcgccaagcagcttggtgagaagctgacaacagttggtgtgattattcgcaaatgggaaaaaacacaaaataactgtcaatctccctcggactggggctccatgcaagatctcacctcatggagaTTCAGAGAGCAGTGAGGATTCAGCCTAGAACTACAatggaggatcttgtcaatgatctcaaggcagctgggaccatagtcaccaagaaaaaaTTGGGAACACACTACGccttgaaggactgaaatcctgcagtgcctgcaaggtccccctgctaaagaaagcacatgtacaggcctgtttgaagtttgccaatgaacatctgaatgattcagaggagaactgggtgaaagtgttgtagtCAGATAAGACCagaatcaagctctttggcatggatttttgtttgtttgtttgttattctgtctcactgttaaaaaataaacctaccattaaaagcAGGGGATCAAAAAAATGCCTCACTGTATACACAAGTTGTAAAATCTGCAGACTAACACCAAAGCCACTTAGCTGTCTGAGACAGAGTAGAGAACTGTCCCAAGATGTTtcccaaaatatatattttttaagttggCCATCAAGAGAAACTGGCTCAGATATCATCTTGTCTTGtacatataattatttattttgtcctgtcaacaaactcatttcaaacagatTAAGCAACACCATGTTTTAAGGGCATTAGTGTGAGCCAGCTTCACCTTCAGTCGGTCTTCTCAGGGAGGCCAAATAATGCTATGTTGTCAGCATACCTAAACAATCTAAAGACTTTTAAACTTTGAACTAAAGTAAATATTAATATTCAGTAAAAAGTCATTTCACAGGTTAAAGTGTGTAAAAGGAAACTTAACACTCCAATTATGTGTGATATCTATGACTCTCAGACTTTCGGAAAGTGTGGCCATGAGTTCACCAAGAGTTCACAGAATTAGATGTGTCAGACTTTTATTGAAAGTCATCAGTTTGTTCACATAGAGGTTTTCATGGAGAAATATGTATAAATCTAGATTCAAAGAGACAAGGTTATCCAACTCTTCAAGATTCTAATTAAGATTCAGACTGTGAAAAACAAGATTCTATGTCTGATGAAGCTCAGTTCCAAATTCATATATGGAGGAATCCAGACACTGCTTATCACCTGCATACTACCATCCCAACAGTAAAGTaagtggtggtagcagcctcagaTCTTGAATTTGTAGCAAATATGCCAGCATTATCTTATTGGCTAACTATGCTAGCAGACTTTAAATACTACCACTGTGTATGATAGCAGATAACTAGTTCACTAATAATGAGATCTTCCTAATACTGTACAGATGCAGCCTCGCCCTCATCCACTCTTCCTCACGAAGTTCCCCCAACTCTTCTCCCAGTTGAATAAGGAGGTAACCAGAATGAGATCCTGCCTTTTAAAAACAGGCTAAAAGGCATTGCAGTTTGATTATAAGCATTAATTCTACTATTTCAATGTCTGACACAACCTTACTTAGTCAATATTGCTGTTGCACTGTACTGCATATTGCACtctgtttatatatttttgtgtttagTATAAGACATTTCATCTTTAAGAATGTTGCATTTTCAATGAATATTTGATTACTGTACGTaatttttctattacatttatttttgaacaaTAAATCATCTGCTAGCTACAGCCATGGTAGGTCTCTGATTAAATACTGATACAGTACCTAGTGGTCAAAAGCAATAACAAAAGTAATAGGTCAGTTCTATTATAATGCAGACAAAGATTTTGAATAGCTAGGTTGGCTTGTATGTTTTGTGTGGCTTGTATGTTttaacctcatattttgtcatagggcccaaaattgtgaGCGGCACCCCTGGTCATACCCATACTTGCCAATACATGAACAAATTTATCTGTGAAAAGCCATATTCATTTACCTTCACTGATGCTAAGGAAAAGAGGCCTGATGTCATGTGTGCCTCAAACTTTAACAAAAAATCAAGTGCCCTCTTCAGAATATCATCATTAAAAATAGTTGTGCACTTTTGTAAATGTGCGCTTGACAGTCTTCACATTTTTTTGCATTcaacatttttacaaaaaaaaaaacacaataacatacaacatttacaagaaaaataagttatgacatttttttcttccTCGCTCATTTATTCCTTTGCATTACTATGAATAATGGATTGATATGTGTTAATATTTATGTGTCTATTCTATATTCAAGTATTTCCTATTGCTGTTAcatgaaatgtattttaaaatactgcCACAAGTGTTCTGTCATTAagtactctcatgtcattccaaacccgtaagatctgtgttcatctttgaaacacaaattaagatatttttgatgaaatccaagagctttctggcctTGCATAGACAAAAGCGCAACTGAAACCAAGAGAACTTACTTATAAGTTCTATACCTTTCTGCTGCATCAAAAGCACACCATAAAGTCAAAGATGCTGAATTAAACTACTGGacacatttttaatagttttaataaaagtgtcataaataaaaaatcatgaCTTGCCGTGTTCATGTGTGATTAGGAATGTAGTAACAGTTAGTTTTGCCATCATTTGTCCTTGAAGTCAATAGAAACAGTTTTATCTATTCACTGAGTTATCCAGTTAAGTAATCTGGGGCAGTTCTTacaatgaggaaaaaaatatttgatcccctgctgaatttgtatgtttgcccagtggcaaaacatgacttagctaaacccttgttggcaatcagaggccagacgtttcttgtagttggccaccaggtttgcaaacatctcaggagggattttgtcccactcctctttgtagatcctctccaagtcaagTGTttccatgtagttctgggctgattccttaaTGTTCTGATGATCATTGATCCTTCACAAGGTgggatcttgcatggagccccagaccgagggagactgacagtttttttgtgtttcttccatttgtgaatcgCAACAACTGTTGTCACCAAGCTGATTGGCAATGgttttgtagcccattccagccttgtgtaggtttacaatcttgtccctgacatcatTGGACAGCTTGTTGGTCTtggtcatggtggagagtttggaatctgattgattaatTGCTTCTGGCTCCCAGatttcttttatacaggtaacaaactgagattaagagcactccctttaagagagtgctcctaatctcagctgtataaaagacacctgggagccagaaatattgctgataggggatcaaatacttatttcactcattaaaatgcaaatcaatttatagcatttttaaatgtgtttttctggatttttttttttttttttgacaaccaTACAACCATACTGTATGCGTTCaccctgattttttatttatttcttttttttatttttattttttttaagaaggaATAGTCAAGTGTGGCTGCATTATCACCCCTGTAGCTCATTCCTGATTAAAGGAACAAGCCATGTTACAACTGCCCCTTGTTGCAACAGTCCCTACTCTTGACTACTACAAGAACACAACAAAATTAGTCCTGGTCACCCATTTCCTCTCTGACATGCAGCCAATAAAGAAACTACATCCACACAAATGCAGCTGGAATTGCAACTAACAACTAACTTGAGAAAACAATACAACAGCCTCCTTCATTTAGAGCAGCACAGAAAAAACAAAACCTATGGGGTGTTGACATGAAATTCAAAGGTTTGGGTTTAGGTTTCACCTCAGTCAAAATCACGTTCCGGGGATTGAGGGGGTTTTGCTTCAACCCATGGACAAAAATAATTAATGAATTCattaattaatgaaaaataaaaatcaggCAACAGTATAAAGCCCAATTTTGGCAACTTAAATACTGTTTGGCAACACTGGCCAAACACACTGGCCGTGTGCTGACCggagcaatatctggcaacaatAATCTGAAAGGAAAAGTAAACACTCCCTCTTACATGTGGGTGGTATTTTGCTGCTACAACAGCATGAAAAAGGGATGGGTTTCCCATGCTAACTGGGccccaaatgtaaaaaaaaaaaagaaaagaaaaaaaagaaagaggaagTCAATATTTTCAAGAGCCTGTAGGAACTGCAGGAATTGCTCAAAGAATGAGTGCAAAATGTACAGCTGTTTGAAAATAACTGTAAACAAATATGATCACTGAATAATCATTTATTCTGTTTGTAGGATTAGAGGTCCATCAAATATTTCACATCTCTTAGACTTTAGcaaataatggattttttttcctaATAAAGCTTGTGCAAATGTTAACCTATCTGAGTCATCTAACCCGAATGAAGGGAAGGAGGAGTGGTGGGGTGTAGTATTGTCAGTAAACAGGTCCAGAAAATGGTCAAATTATTTTAGAAACTCAAATTATCCTTTCAGCTCTAGGAACAGTCTAAATGCCAAAATTTAGTCCTTTCCTCTTTTACAAACTTTGTTTTAGGGCAGCCATAACTATAATACAAAATGTTGGAAGAATGCTGGAAAGCAAAGAGTCAACTTTCTCCAAAAGTACAACTTCACATTGGCTCACTCACCTCCAGAGGGAGTAACATGCTTTTAGTTTAAAAGAGGGGAGGGGAGTCTGTGGAGCATTTGATATTCTGACATGAATATGTTGGTGATAATGATCCTTAACTAGAAGTCCTTAACAGACCACTTTCTATTGATTAAAGACCCTCTACATCAACCAGTTCTCTTTCCTCTTTACAGATCAACTGGAGACTCCACAACTGAATCAGGACATTATTTTCCAACAGAGAGTAtgcaagtattattttctttaagTGTCATTAAGTTGTGTTTACCAAAAAAACAATCAAGCTCTTCTTTTCAGCTGTTGCATTTCAAATATTACCATAACCTCATGCCAACGACAAACTGTTTGCATGTTTGTATGTGCATTTGTATTTGACTAGTTTAACAGTTTTGCTGTGAATAGTTGAATTGTTTAATCGTTTAGCCATTTAATCGAGTGCCTAATGCCAACTGACAGTGATAGATCAATATTAGGATATTATTGTATACAGTCAAGACAATAATATACTATCGTAGTCTTGTTCTCATTTAACATTCCCTGGAAAACGGCTGGCCAGACGTATTCAGTTAAGATTCTGTTAAAAATTCGCCAAATCACTTACTTAATCCAAAATTGTAGCCATGATGGATTAtaaatttaatctttaaaagatTTAGAAAAGTTCAAAGAATTTGGTATTGATGAACACGATAAACAGTATACGGTGCTAAAAACGATAGAAAAGCATTAACTAGTTTATTCAGGTGTTACCCAACCCTCTATATAGACAAAATAAATCTTCTCAGAATAACGTTCAGTATTTTCCCTGTCTAAAAAGAACTGAGCAAATTATATCATCTAAAATGTGCATACTTCTGCAATGAGAGCATTTGCCATCTGGAACTGTTGCAGAAGACAttgttttcatacttttgataTCTCATTGGTCTCACAGAAGGAAGCTTCAAGGAAATACAAGTATGGAAGGTGATAGAAAAAAATTAAAGTGGTTTATAGAAATATCCCACTCACGTCCCATCTTATATCCATATCCCAAAACTAATGAAAGTGTTTCTGAATGCACAAGAGATCTCCTGCATGAGAACATACAACTTAAAACCGGACAATGTTTAAAACATGTAAACATTGTAGAATTTGTTCTTTTATTCTGTAAAGTCATAAATTATTTAAGTGAACCCCAactgctacctgatctcatgacaaaaacaaaactgtGTGATACGAAATACATAGCAATAAGTACatacactgttagacatttcaaagggtatttacagtaacttactggcaacactgTTTTCCCCGGGGAAAACCCCCGGCTCTGTCCCGCTGGTTCCGTGTCCTCAGACGCGAGCAGCGCGACGTGACAAAAGACAGTATAGAAACCATTAAAATCCGTGGTACTATCCACAATAGATGCAGAACAGTACTGATGCCGCAGTATATTTCTGAAGTAGATTAGTACTCTAAGCACACAGTTTCACTCTAGCTGTTTCTGACACGAAGAATAAACTCCTGTAGCTTAAAATCCTGTCAGCCCAAATGTAAGAAATGAGGAAAAGAATTACCTCAATGGAGTGGCGCCAAAGAGGTCGTTACCGCAAATACAGTAGTATacagcaatttttaaaaatacagttagtctctgtatgtggtgtttgacgtcacagaaaattcccatgatgcaaagggaaatacagttatttactttaaaggtTATTTACTTTTATACTGggtgatatacagtaaataactgtagaaattacagaaatgtctaacagtgtatCACTgccgtttccaacagaaatgtccacttgaggcggtaaaacagcaagcacttgtaatcattttaagATTACAGccccatatgtttcactttccagagAATTTCCAGAGTTGGACTTGAAAACCTTGGCTATGAAATCTGTGAAAAActtgactcacgatgaaagaccTGAAAGacgagagattgaaaaacaagctataATGGCACTTTTAGGTTTAGACGTAGTGCATATGGTATGCTATTTTAAAACGCCACGCCGCATTAGAGTTACAGCGCCACTCATTGgacattttaagtcagaactgcggtgacacatacaaaaccatcacataaaacgtaccaaaTGTACGTTTATTTGctccggagaaaaaaaaaaaattcttgtctTTCATGTCTGTACAAATGACAATTTTTACTGTACTAATGTGTCTGTGGctaacttgtttccagcaaacgTTCAACCAGAAGAGCACTTCTTTTAAAGGATTCATGAAATGGATTCAGTGCATGAAAGCAGTGATTACATGCCAACATCAAGTGGCAAATGCTCTAAGTACAAAGGTAAGGTGACATCTTTCAGAATGTGTTTTCTGACCCAGCATTATAATTTAGTTGAGTTGTTGAAAATGTACTAAAATGAACATGGTACTACTAAGAAACTAATAAAGTTATTTGTTTGGGGCACTTTATCACTTTAACGCTTAAtttcaacccaggctcattggcaatacgtgactctgcctacatttctgcagaacctgaaatacgtatctccaggtacatttggctgcacttttcgggtgaaccgtccactagaggcgctaatgtgtattgttttcctccgttttaaatacacgtttattaaaggttagaaagcaaattaaacagtgctcggtcttctcagcatacaaaacgtttgtattaaacttgttaattccacatttttaaggtgccaaagacacacgtctcgtctggatttatcctttaacttcgatggagagcagttgcgtacaaataccacgcagcatcttctacggcaattacgtcaccagcgaggctcagttcgaccagttcacctgatacgtgtacatcttcaagcaggtaagtgaccgcaacaatcttttcattattttaattatttcagtgtttctaCATCACTTtcatggggtcatgtgttaaaacggaagcttagtggaacagttagcacggctgctaacgttagcctacgattgacattagcctaagcattaccactgtaactgtagttttactatagtatttgtaggatatgcacactaaccactaacttactatggttttaccactgtaaccgtagttttactatagtatttgtaggatatgcacactaaccactaacttactatggttttaccactgtaaccgtagttttactatagtatttgtaggatatgcacactaaccactaacttactatggttttaccactgtaaccgtagttttactatagtatttgtagtataagcacagtaaacacaacacttactatggttttaccactgtaaccgtagttttactatagtatttgtaggatatgcacactaaccactaacttactatggttttaccactgtaaccgtagttttactatagtatttgtagtataagcacagtaaacacaacacttactatggttttaccactgtaaccgtagttttactatagtatttgtaggatatgcacactaaccactaacttactatggttttaccactgtaaccgtagttttactatagtatttgtagcataagcacagtaaacacaacacttactatggttttaccactgtaactgtagttttactatagtatttttagtataaacacagtaaacacaacacttactatggttttaccactgtaaccgtagttttactatagtatttttagtataagcacagtaaacacaacacttactatggttttaccactgtgactgtagttttactatagtatttgtagtatatgcacagtaaacacaactctaactatggttttaccactgtaactgtagttttactatagtatttttagtataaacacagtaaacacaactctaactatggtttta of the Garra rufa chromosome 17, GarRuf1.0, whole genome shotgun sequence genome contains:
- the LOC141289381 gene encoding uncharacterized protein, coding for MVSAPRGYNTSTHKILKSFFQLVTDSQWNISASMYHRRDCQVSIYMMDVMRRLTNGSNVSVSVQLSAQRTNSKIMAREIEELTANYTRVREDLCINNITVRELTANYTRFRKRLSFFEGELILSQKICTFNQNLINIWTFHGKLYFFSCDKLNWSSSRAFCVLKGADLVTITSQTEQRFLVSKTNEYHWIGLSDLETEGHWVWVNNQTLKETGVQFWHQRESEKSEPDNWKKEDPTGENYAASPSSTLPHEVPPTLLPVE